Proteins encoded by one window of Lathyrus oleraceus cultivar Zhongwan6 chromosome 1, CAAS_Psat_ZW6_1.0, whole genome shotgun sequence:
- the LOC127078955 gene encoding uncharacterized protein LOC127078955 — protein sequence MGTEILLPHDCLHERIRVPPTSFSRRRTYTNCHNNYNNYGNGNSNTFYGATNSGRVNTNRRPVIRPEQRKRVAVAEKRPSYDDLKMTTERRPSYDDLKMAKGSEMMMEKVMILRRGESLDSKMNNEGLKKEGDDLVVIGTQRLVPDPNMVPKQIRIVDFKTGCEVYAGSAFAMSPSPNALPIPSFQRKFAPVAFDDSATRDLRRLLRIA from the coding sequence ATGGGAACAGAAATTTTGCTACCACATGATTGTTTGCATGAACGAATCAGAGTTCCTCCGACAAGTTTTTCCCGACGAAGAACTTATACAAATTGCCATAATAATTATAACAATTATGGTAATGGGAATAGTAATACTTTTTATGGGGCAACAAACTCCGGGAGGGTTAACACTAACCGGAGACCGGTTATTCGACCGGAACAGAGAAAACGTGTTGCGGTGGCGGAGAAAAGACCTAGTTATGATGATTTGAAAATGACAACGGAGAGAAGACCTAGCTACGATGATTTGAAGATGGCAAAAGGTAGTGAGATGATGATGGAGAAGGTGATGATTCTCAGGAGAGGCGAATCTCTTGATTCGAAGATGAACAACGAGGGTTTGAAGAAGGAAGGTGACGATTTGGTTGTCATTGGAACACAGAGACTCGTACCCGACCCGAATATGGTTCCTAAACAGATCCGGATCGTTGATTTCAAGACTGGTTGCGAAGTTTACGCCGGATCCGCGTTCGCGATGTCTCCGTCGCCGAACGCACTTCCGATTCCGTCTTTTCAGAGGAAGTTTGCGCCGGTGGCCTTCGACGACTCCGCAACACGGGATCTGAGACGTCTTCTTCGTATTGCATGA